In Cydia pomonella isolate Wapato2018A chromosome 1, ilCydPomo1, whole genome shotgun sequence, one genomic interval encodes:
- the LOC133528104 gene encoding circadian clock-controlled protein daywake-like, which translates to MYFRVGLVLFAACFTLDCSAEPLTAKQEQEIIKYIENQINHFDVHDEDSLNKALYKVSDLFKPYMKHGIKLWNIPVLDPLFLKIVKITQNEGGNNFKAEFNSVWVYGLSDYKIEYIRAHPAKYSFEMKLKFPDLKMLGNYDIDGKLLILDLKDHGPFTANLTDVDAIVENKFTVKDGHLLLSESKTDFAVKNLKFHLENLLKGSAVGESINESLNRNVNELVRDLKPAFVREINRIIVRTLNRSVENLPLAKWQAAIK; encoded by the exons ATGTACTTCAGGGTCGGCCTTGTGTTATTTGCTGCGTGTTTCACCTTAGATTGTTCTGCCGAACCCTTGACGGCAAAACAAGAACAAGAAATAATAAAGTATATCG AAAACCAGATAAATCATTTTGATGTTCACGATGAGGATAGCCTCAATAAAGCTCTATACAAGGTATCGGATTTGTTTAAACCTTACATGAAGCATG GCATAAAATTATGGAATATTCCTGTATTGGAtcctttatttttgaaaatagtaAAGATAACACAAAACGAGGGTGGTAATAATTTCAAAGCAGAGTTTAATTCTGTATGGGTGTATGGTTTGTCTGACTATAAGATCGAGTATATTCG gGCACATCCTGCTAAGTACTCTTTTGAAATGAAGCTGAAATTTCCAGATTTAAAAATGCTAGGAAATTACGATATAGATGGTAAATTGCTTATCCTAGATTTGAAGGATCATGGTCCGTTCACCGCAAATCTGA CTGATGTTGACGCCAttgttgaaaataaatttactgtcaAAGATGGCCATCTTCTTCTTTCGGAATCGAAAACAGATTTTGCTGTAAAGAACTTGAAATTTCACTTGGAGAATTTGCTTAAAGGCTCCGCCGTCG GCGAGTCTATCAACGAATCCCTGAACCGGAACGTGAATGAATTGGTCCGCGACCTGAAGCCGGCCTTTGTGCGAGAAATTAACAGGATCATCGTGCGCACCTTGAACAGGAGTGTGGAGAATCTGCCTTTAGCTAAGTGGCAAGCGGctattaaataa